The Sebastes umbrosus isolate fSebUmb1 chromosome 24, fSebUmb1.pri, whole genome shotgun sequence genome contains the following window.
CCCTCTCCCAGGACAAAATGCATATCTGGATCCTAAAAATAATCCTTCTGATTGCATCATCTCTGAGGCTGGTCGAGATGTATGACAATTATGGGGAGATCTGCCGGAACCTGTGCACGTGCGAGGAGAAGGAAGGGGTCCTGACGGTGAGCTGCGAGAACCGGGGCATCATCCGGCTGACGGAGATCAGCCCCGTCCACTTCTCCGTGTACCATCTACTGCTGACGGGGAACCTCCTGAAGAAGCTGTCAGTCAACGATTTCATCAATTACACTGGGGTGACCATCCTGCACTTGGGGAACAATGACATCTCGGAGATAGAGTCGGGTGCCTTCAATGGACTCCAGGGATTAAAACGGTTGCACCTGAATAACAACAAGATAGAAGTCATGAGGGATGACACCTTTGCGGGACTGGAGACTTTGGAATACCTTCAGATTGATTATAACTACATCATCAATATAGAGCCCAGCTCCTTGAGCAAACTGCACCAACTGACGGTGATGATTTTGAACGACAACCTGCTCTCCGCCCTGCCCACCAACATCTTCCGGAATGTCCCCCTTACGCACTTggacctgagggggaaccgacTAAAGATGTTCCCCTACATCGGCCTCCTGGAGCACATGGACAAAGTCGTGGAATTACAACTTGAGGAGAACCCGTGGAATTGCTCCTGCGAGCTGATCGCTCTGAAGGCTTGGCTGGAGAGCATATCCTACACGGCTCTGGTGGGAGAGGTGGTGTGCGAGACGCCGTTCAGGCTCCACGGTAGGGACCTGGATGAGGTGTCGAAGCAGGAACTCTGCCCAAGAAGGCCCCTGGAAGAAACAAACAGGCCTGCACCACCTAGCAGCACCAATGGATATTACCAGACCATACCTAGTGCGGTCACCGCCTCCGCCACCTCCTCGGCTGTTAGGTACTCCACCAGGCCTACCAAGAGCACATGGCGATTTAACAAAACTAGGGCAAAGCCCACTCCCCGAATATCAATCCCCATAATCGCTATTCAGACCAAATCTCCTGTGCCTTTGGACTGCCCCTCTGCCTGTACGTGCAACCTGCAGATAGCTGAGATCGGGCTGACCGTCAACTGCCAAGAGAGAAAAATTGAAAGCATTTCTGATCTGAAACCCAAGCCATACAatcctaaaaaaatatttctcacTGGAAATTACATCCCTGTTGTGCGGAGATCAGATTTCGTGGACGCCGTTGGATTGGATTTGCTTCACCTGGGGAACAACAGGATAAGTCTGATCCACGACCGGGCTTTTGGGGATTTAACCATGCTGCGTAGGCTGTATTTAAACGGTAATCTCATGGACAGGCTTACAGGAGAGATGTTTTTTGGTTTGCAGAACTTGCAGTATCTTTATTTAGAGTACAACAAAATCAAGGAGGTCGAAGCGGGCACGTTCCGCTACCTCCCCAATCTCCAGCTGCTTTTCCTCAACAACAACCTCCTGAAAACCTTACCCGTGGGCATCTTTTCCAGCCTCACCCTGTCTAGGCTTAACCTGCGCAGCAACAGCTTCCAAAACCTGCCTGTGAGTGGCGTTTTAGATCAACTCAAAGTTCTGGTGCAGATAGATctgtttgagaacccctgggaCTGCTCCTGCGACATCGTGGGAATGAAGATATGGCTGGAGCAGCTCAGCGCGGGCACCATGGTGAACGAGGTCATGTGCGAGACGCCGAGGCGCCACACGGGAACGGACGTGTGCACTATCCAGTCGGAGCAGCTCTGCCCGGACTACTATGACGCTTACGTCTCGCCAACGCCCCCTACGGAGGAGCCCATGGACGACCGTGTTGTGACCACGGATGCCCCGCAGAAGTTCAACAACCCCAGCAGCACcgtccccctctctgtcctcatcCTCAGCCTCCTGCTCGTTTTCATCATGTCCGTCTTTGTGGCCGCAGGGCTCTTCGTTGTGGTGATGAAAAAGCGCAAAAAGTCCCAGAGCGACCGCACTAGCACCAACAACTCAGACGTCAGCTCTTTTAACTTGCAGTACAGCCTCTACAGCAATCGCTCCGGCCCAAAAGTGAAGGCCCCAGTCGGGCACGTCTACGAGTACATCCCCCATCCCATGGGGCACATGTGCAAAAACCCCATTTACAGGTCACGCGAAGGCAACACAGTGGAGGATTACCGTGACCTCCATGAGCTCAAGGTGACGTACAGGAGTACCCCGGATGACGAGAGGGATAGCAGTACGATGAGGAGCCCTACGTACAGCGTTAGCACCATCGAGCCACGTGAGAACCCCTCCCCTGTCCCGGATGCAGACCATTTCTTCAGAGCCATCCTTGATCACGATAAGCAGCCCCAACATCCTTCAATCCCGTCCATCCCGGCAGGCGCCAATTTAGAGTACAAGTACACAGGGCCTGTGTCGTACACGTACAACCCAAATTTTGATGTCAGACGTCAATTCTTGCACCCGGAGAGGATAAGAGAAACAGTGCTCTATGGCACGGCGCCCAGTACTGTTTATGTCGAGCCCAACAGAAACGAGTACTTGGAGCTAAAAGCTAAACTGCAGTCCGAGCCCGATTACCTCGAAGTTCTTGAGAAACAGACCACCTTTAGCCAGTTCTGAGCAACAGAATCAGTAATGTAATGAAGCATTTTCTCTCTTGACCCTCCTTGAAACACTTTATAGGGTGCCTTGGTTGGCACAGCAAGCAAAAGGAGTTTAAACGGGGTGTGCCGAACAATCTTATTCTTATTTCTGAAACATGACATTACAGGAATGGATACAGCTTTCTGAAACACGGATGAACAAAAATTGCTTAACTGATGATGCAAAATCTATTTTTCTATGGTGAAGATCGaataacacacaaaaatgtaagTGTACAGGTAAATCTTACCCAACTTCATTTTCAGGAATATAACCATACATAAGGTATATTGTGAAtcagaaaaagaaatgtttataaAAATCACTCCCGGACAAAAACACTGTACAGCAGATCATCGAAACTGTGTAGGACTATTTTCTGCTGTAGTCTGTAAGTAAGTATTTATTGATATAATCTGCCATGTCTTTTCAAAACTTTTTGATTCTACATCAATATTACCTGTGTCATCATTACTCC
Protein-coding sequences here:
- the LOC119483987 gene encoding SLIT and NTRK-like protein 5 — protein: MHIWILKIILLIASSLRLVEMYDNYGEICRNLCTCEEKEGVLTVSCENRGIIRLTEISPVHFSVYHLLLTGNLLKKLSVNDFINYTGVTILHLGNNDISEIESGAFNGLQGLKRLHLNNNKIEVMRDDTFAGLETLEYLQIDYNYIINIEPSSLSKLHQLTVMILNDNLLSALPTNIFRNVPLTHLDLRGNRLKMFPYIGLLEHMDKVVELQLEENPWNCSCELIALKAWLESISYTALVGEVVCETPFRLHGRDLDEVSKQELCPRRPLEETNRPAPPSSTNGYYQTIPSAVTASATSSAVRYSTRPTKSTWRFNKTRAKPTPRISIPIIAIQTKSPVPLDCPSACTCNLQIAEIGLTVNCQERKIESISDLKPKPYNPKKIFLTGNYIPVVRRSDFVDAVGLDLLHLGNNRISLIHDRAFGDLTMLRRLYLNGNLMDRLTGEMFFGLQNLQYLYLEYNKIKEVEAGTFRYLPNLQLLFLNNNLLKTLPVGIFSSLTLSRLNLRSNSFQNLPVSGVLDQLKVLVQIDLFENPWDCSCDIVGMKIWLEQLSAGTMVNEVMCETPRRHTGTDVCTIQSEQLCPDYYDAYVSPTPPTEEPMDDRVVTTDAPQKFNNPSSTVPLSVLILSLLLVFIMSVFVAAGLFVVVMKKRKKSQSDRTSTNNSDVSSFNLQYSLYSNRSGPKVKAPVGHVYEYIPHPMGHMCKNPIYRSREGNTVEDYRDLHELKVTYRSTPDDERDSSTMRSPTYSVSTIEPRENPSPVPDADHFFRAILDHDKQPQHPSIPSIPAGANLEYKYTGPVSYTYNPNFDVRRQFLHPERIRETVLYGTAPSTVYVEPNRNEYLELKAKLQSEPDYLEVLEKQTTFSQF